The following are encoded together in the Amblyraja radiata isolate CabotCenter1 chromosome 27, sAmbRad1.1.pri, whole genome shotgun sequence genome:
- the LOC116988639 gene encoding C-reactive protein-like, whose amino-acid sequence MKPFATIVLVMCIYLSGSDSAGLMQKSVIFPTKTDTSFVKLNAANFSDLTVFTVCLRAASEENRNYTLFSYATSRSNNELLIWQKTNAQLDLYLGPVVGRFYLPKMDAWLRHICVSWESQKGEITVWVNVRHSMRKIGGLGGVVKNSGQFFHGQGQDSVGGGFDIKQSFVGEITDVNMWDRVLKPNEIELISQGCYSDGGNINDWGSTTFAPGGNVIIKHNNDCTL is encoded by the exons GATTGATGCAGAAATCAGTGATATTCCCAACCAAAACAGACACCAGCTTTGTCAAGTTGAATGCAGCTAATTTCTCTGATTTGACTGTCTTTACTGTCTGCCTCAGAGCAGCGTCTGAAGAGAACCGTAATTACACTTTGTTCTCCTACGCAACAAGCAGATCCAACAATGAGCTGCTGATTTGGCAAAAGACTAATGCACAACTAGACCTGTATTTAGGACCTGTTGTAGGGAGATTTTACCTCCCAAAAATGGATGCCtg GTTGAGACACATCTGTGTGAGCTGGGAGTCTCAAAAAGGTGAGATAACAGTCTGGGTCAATGTGAGACATAGTATGAGGAAGATTGGTGGATTGGGTGGAGTTGTGAAGAACAGTGGCCAGTTTTTTCATGGTCAGGGTCAAGACTCAGTCGGTGGAGGTTTTGACATCAAACAATCCTTTGTCGGAGAGATAACTGATGTTAATATGTGGGATCGTGTTCTAAAACCCAATGAGATTGAGTTGATCAGTCAGGGGTGTTACAGTGATGGAGGGAACATCAATGACTGGGGATCTACAACATTCGCACCAGGAGGGAACGTCATAATTAAACACAATAATGATTGTACACTTTAA